The region ATCACTTAACAAGCAGGTGACGTAACGGAAGGTGTGTCTAGCACGCAACATAGGATGATTGCGTCGTCTATATGCCGCTGATTTACTTGTGCCTTGTTAATCACTCCCGTATTAAACAGTTCGAGGTCGGTATAAAGCGTTCAAAATAAATGTCGCGCACCCCACCGGTCGCTTTTGAGAGGAGAACTCAATGAACTTTGATAAGACCGGCTTTGCCGGATCAACTCGCTTTGCCCTGATGAGCGGTGCAGCGGCCCTTGCGTTTGCCATGCCCGCCGCGGCCCACGCGCAAGACACAGCTGACGACGACACGAGTGTTGAAGATGAATTCAGCGGTGCACCCGTTATCGTAGTTACCGCGACAAAGCGTGAGCAGACACTTCAGGAAACCCCGATTTCGGTTTCTGTGACCACAGGCGAAACGCTTGAAAATGCACAGATTCGTGACGTTCTCGATCTCCAGACGGTTACTCCATCGCTGCGCGTCAGCCAGCTTCAAACTTCGTCTGCATCAACTTTCATAATTCGCGGTTTCGGCAACGGCGATAACAACTTCGGCATTGAGCCATCGGTTGGCGTATTCATCGACGGTGTTTTCCGTTCGCGTTCAGCAGCCGCGCTGTCTGACCTTTCAAACGTTCAACGCATCGAAGTCCTGAACGGCCCGCAATCGACATTGTTCGGCAAAAACGCGTCGGCCGGTGTAATCTCGGTCATCACACGCGAACCGCAGTTTACATTCGGCGGCAGCGTTGAAGCCAGCTACGGCAATTTCAATGCAATCGTTCTGAAGGGCGATGTAACCGGTCCATTGACTGACAACATCGCATTTTCGATTGATGGCAGCTACAACAAGCGCGACGGCTATGCGACGATCGTCAACCTCGACGAAGAGCAGAACAATCGTGATCGCTGGGCGACTCGTGCACAGCTTTTGTTTGAGCCAACTCCTGACCTGCGCATTCGCGCAATCGCTGACTACTCGGAAATCGATGAAATTTGTTGCCAGGTGGCAACGCTCGTTTCGGGCCCTGTGACCGGTGCGATCAACGCGGTTGGTGGACAATTGAGCACGGACTTCTTCGGTTACGAAGCATTCCTGAACTTCGTGCCCACCAACGAAGTGAAGAACTACGGCGGCTCAATCCAGGCAGACTGGAACACTGGCCCCATCAGCGTCACGTCGATCACGTCTTATCGTGAGCTGGAAAATTTCTTCCTGTCAGACATCGACTACACAAGCGCCGACATCGCGACTGAAACGCGCGATCAGGCAGTTGAGACCTTTACGCAAGAACTCCGCATCGCGTCGGATTTCGACGGTCCGATCAACTTCCTGCTTGGCGGTTTCTACTTTGATGAGAAGATTAACCAAGACAGTGCGATCCCGAATGGCAGCCAGATCCGCAACGTATTTGAATTGCTCGCTGGCGGCAATCCAGTCGATGTTTTGACGGGTGCACCCAGCGTGTTTAACGGAGTAGAGGCTGCTCTCGGCCTGCCGCAGGAAAGCATTTTCCTCACGCCGTTGCTGACATCTGAAACGTTCAGCATGGATAACACGTCATGGTCGATTTTTGGTACGGTCGACTTTGAGCCTGTTGATGGCCTCGTGTTCACCGCGGGCTTCAACTACACAGACGATAAGAAAGACTTCGCGCTAAGCCAGACGTCTTTCGATCCGCTTGGTCAGGTTAATCTGGTTGACGCATTTATCGTTGGCGGAATTGCGCAAGCACTTATGGTTGCGCCAGGCAGTGTCGATGCGGCAACTATTGCCGGATTTGCTTCGAATCCGGCGACAGCGCCGATTTTCCAGGCGATTACTGCTGCAGCGATTGATCCAGCTCAGAACCCGCTTCTCGCGCTTCAAGCGTTTCAGTTCCAACCGCCATTCCTTGCCATCCCGAATGCTGTCGAAGACGGCAAGACCCGCGATGACAAGCTGACGTATCTCTTCCGCGCTTCTTACGAGGTTACGCCGGAAGTCAATGTCTACGCCAGCTACGCAACCGGCTTCAAGGCAAGCTCGGTCAACCTGTCGCGTGACAGTCGCCCGCTCAATACAGACTTTACGGCTGGTCCGGGCGGCTCGACAATCCTTGCGCCATCTTCGCCAATCTTGAATGCAGGTCTGGCTGTTCCAAACCTGGTTTCAGGCTCGCGTTTCGCAGGTCCGGAAGAGGCGGAAGTCTACGAAATCGGTCTGAAGGCTTCAATCGAAGGCGTGAACTTCAACCTCGCGCTGTTTGACCAGAGTATCGAAGGGTTCCAAAGCTTTGCCTTCACCGGCACGGGCTTTGCGCTTCGGAACGCTGGTAAGCAGTCGGTTCGCGGTTTCGAGATGGACGTCAATATCCGTCCGACAGATGGCTTGGTCCTGACGTTTGCGGCAACGCACCTTGATCCGCTGTTTGACGATTTCCCCGGCAGCGTTCTGGGTGATCTGACAGGTGTACGTCCGGCCGGTATTCCTGCCTGGGCAATTGCCACTTCGGCAACTTACACGCATGAGTTTGGTCTGTCGGGCAACCGTCTGGTTACCCGCGTGGATTACAACCACGAGAGCGACACACCGATCAACAACGGTCTGCCAACATTCGGCCCGAACAACTTCACGCGTGAAGTCAATCTGGTGAATGCGTCAATGACCTTTGCTATGGAGAACGGTATCGAAGTCGGCATCTGGGGCCGCAACCTGTTTGATGATCAGTACATTCTGACCATCTTCGATGGTGTGGCTCAGGCTGGTACTGTATCTGGCTACCCAAGTGCACCGCGCACCTATGGCGGCGTAGTACGCTTTAAGTTCTGATCACACGGACTTGGTTTGAGTTTAAGGGGGTCGGTGAAAACCGGCCCCTTTTTATTGATTTTGCAAGAATTGCCGGCACACTGGGCAAGATCGCAGTGGGCATCATCGTAACTGATACGAACGGCAACCGTATTACCTGGCTGCGTGCGCTTGGCCGTTACTTTGCCAAGATTCTGTCCGGAATAGTCTTGCTCATCGGCCACATCATGGTTGCCTTCACAGAGCGCAAGCAAGGCCTGCATGACATGATCTGCAGCACATTGGTGGTAAAGGGGCGCCCGGGCGAAGGCTCCGTCGACCCGACAGTATTTGACTGATTGATTGTTAGGAGCGGGCTCTGGCCCGCTCCTAGAGCTCTCTAAGCGCTTGGGCGGGTTTTGCTCTTAACAAGGGGAGCGACCCGCCTATTGCGAATGCCAGCACGAGGACCAATCCGATGCCGAGCACGCTGAGCACTTGCGTCCAGTCCGGCAGCCAGTCGAACTCAAACAGTTGGGTGATGACAAACCACGCGAGTGTTGACCCAAGCGCTAACGCCACTGCAGCCAGCAGTAGCGCCAGCAATCCATACTCCACGAGCTGCAGACCCAAAACTTGACGCCGGCTGGCGCCCATAACGCGCAGAACGACGGTGTCATAGGTACGCGAAGCACGCGCAGCCGCTATGGCGCCCATCAGCACAGCAAGACCAGCCAACACCGCCACAGAAGCCGCCGCAAGCGTCGCTGCGCCGACCTGTTCAAGAATTGTGCGAGCTTCGATCAGCACCTGACCGATTTCGATCACGGAACTTGAAGGGAAAGTTGCAACCATCTGGCGCAGCAGGGCGCCCGATTGACTGTCATCGGTCAGCTCGATTGTGGCTGCCAGATTGTGCGGAGCATCGGCAATGGCATTGCTGCTGAAGACCAGCGCATAGTTGAAGCCCATGCTCTCCCAATCGATTACGCGCAGGTTTGCAATGCGGACATCGCGCTCGATGCCCAACACGCCGATCGTGATGTAATCGCCTATTTCAAGCCCAGCCGCGCGCGCCGCGTCAGCCTCGATAGAGACGAGCGGTTCGCCGTCATAGCTTTCGTCCCACCACTCACCTTCAGCCAGTGAATTTCCTGGTGGTAGCGTGTCTGTATAGGTGAGGCCCCGCTCACCACGCAGGAACCAAGCGCCATCGGGTATTTTCTCGAGGTCTGCAACGCGGACCATGTCATCCTGTGGGCCAAATGCCAGCACAGAGCCGCGCAAGGCAGGTACTGTGCGGATCGTGGCTTCGCTGTCGAGATTGGTCACTAGATTGCGGAAATCGGCTTCGCCATCGCGCGGGATGTCGAGTACGAAATAGTCGGGCGCTTCTTGCGGCACGCGGCTTTCGATATTGCCGTTAATCGCGCTCTGGATGGCTGCAAGCAGGACAAAGGACGCCAGGCCAAAGCCCAGAGCCGTCACAAGCGCCCCTGTCGGCGCGCCCGGACGGTGCAGATTGGCGACTGCTGAACGCAGCAAAGGGTTGCTCGTGCGCGGTGCACGCCTAGCTGCCAATCGGATCGCAAATCCGATCAGGGCCAGCGCGATCAACGCGCCACCAGCACCGATCAGGAAGCCACCTGAAAGCATGGGTTGATTGGTTGTCAGCAAAGCCAGCGCGCAAATGGCGACGATGCCAAGGCCAGTCCAGACGAGAGCACGCAGATCGCGGGCGAGGGGGGAAACGCGTGCCCGCATCAGCGCCATCGCCGGAAACGTTTTTGCGCGCAGCAGCGGCGTTGCAGCAAAGGAGAACGCGACCAATAGGCCGTAAGCGCCGGCGAGCAAGAGAGGAGCGGGCTCGATCACAAACCCGCCTTCAACCGGCAGTAGGCCTTGGAGTGCCGTACCAAGCAGCGGGGTGACCAGAACGCCGGTGGCGATGCCTGCCAAGCTGCCGACAAGCGCCGCCGCGCCGATTTGCAGTGCGTAGATCTTTACAATGCCTCGGCTGGAAGCGCCCAGCACCTTGAATGTCGCGATGGAGTTGCGCCGAGCGTCAAGATAGCTCGAAACGCCGCCACCTATGCCGATTCCGGCGATTACCAGTGCGGCCAATCCGACCAGCGTCAGGAAATCGCTCATATTGCTAACAAACCGGTCTGCGCCGGGAGATGCGCGGTCACGATCACGGAAATCGAAGCCTGAATTGGGGAAACGCTCTTCCAGCTGTTCGCGCACTGCATCGGGTTCTTGCCCGCTGTCGAAGGCGATGCGGTATTTGCTTTCATAAAGCGCGCCGGGCGCGATCAGGCCCGCACGCAGTGGATAATCCGCAGCGACAATGATAGGCGGCCCTAGCTGGAAGCCTTCCGATAAACGGTCCGGCTCGTTCGCGATCACACCGGCAGCGGTCAAAGTACCTGTGCCAACGCGGAATGATTCGCCCAATTTGATGTCGAGCCGGTCCAGCGCGCCTTGGCCAAGCCATGCTTCGCCAGCGGCGGGGGCGCCCGCTTCGCGCCCATCTGCCAAAGTAAGTACACCATACAGCGGCCAGCGTTCATCGACGGCTTTCAGTTGCACTGGCGCTGCTGCGTCATCGGTACTCGCCATGGCTTGCATTCGCGTGCCGCCCGATAGCGTGCCGTACTGACCCAGCCCCGTCTTCTCTTCGTCGGTCAGATCGCGCTGCCAGACTTCGACTTCCAGATCGCCGCCGAGCAGCTCCTGCCCGCGATTGGCCAGTTCCCGCTCGATCGCAGCTGTCAGCGTTCCTATCGCAGCAAGCGCCGCCGTACCCAGAAATATGCACACCAGCAGCAGGCGTAGGCCCTTGAAGCGCGCATTGAGATCGCGCTTGGCTATGCGCCAGGCCATCGCCCAGCTCATCGGAGTGGCAGATGCGGCGGTCATGCTGCTGTGCTGGCAGAGGCGGTGTCAGAAACGATCACGCCGTCTGCCATCGTGACCACGCGCTCACACCGCTCAGCCAGTGCGCGATCATGCGTGATCATTAACAGTGTCGCGCCGGTCTCTGCGCGGCGTGCGAACAGCAATTCGATGATGTCTTGCCCGGTTGTCGCGTCCAGATTGCCGGTCGGCTCGTCGGCAAAGATCAGCTGCGGGCGTGGCGCGATCGCGCGCGCAATCGCTACGCGCTGCTGCTCTCCGCCGGAAAGCTGGGTTGGATAGTGGTGCAGCCGGTGGCCCAGACCGACAGAGGTAAGCTCCGCTTCGGCGCGAGCCGTTGCGCCTTCGGTGCCAGCCAATTCCATCGGCGTGGCAACATTTTCAGCGGCTGTCATGGTTGGCAGCAAGTGAAACGCCTGAAGTACAATGCCGATGCGGCCACGGCGGGCCTGCGCCAGCGCATCTTCATCCATGCTGGTGAAGTCTTCACCTGCCACGATCAGGTTGCCGCCACTGGCGCGCTCCAGTCCGGAAAGCACCGCCATCAGCGAGCTTTTGCCAGAACCGGATGCGCCGAGCAGCGCGACGATCTCTCCTTGCGCAACGTCAAGGTCGATCCCGCGCAGGATTTCAACCGGCGCGGCACTGCTGCCCAGCGTTAGAGTGAGATTTCGGGCGGAAATTGCGAGAGGGGGCTTGGTCACAGGGGTCGCATTCGCATAGGGGTTGCATCCGCACAAGGAGACTCGCAGATGCAAAAAGGCGTTTGGTCGATCATACTGGCCCTTTCACTGGCGGCCTGCAGCAGCGAAGTGCCTGCTGAGGGGGCAGCAAGCACGGGTTCGGACTCCAAACTTGCAGAGGCGCCTCCGGTTCCCGTCATGGGCCCTGAAATGGATATTGTCGCGTTCGGCAACAGCCTGTTCGCTGGCTACAATGTCGACAAGGAAGATAGCTATCCCTCGAAATTGCAGAATGCATTGCGGGCGAGGGGCGTAAATGCGCGCGTGTCCAACGCCGGCATTTCGGGCGATACGAGCGCGGCTGGATTGCAGCGCTTTGCTTTTACACTGGACGCGCAGGACTATGAGCCCGAGCTAGTGATCATTGAGCTGGGCGGCAACGACTTGCTGCGCGGACTTTCGCCGGATCAAACGCGAGCTAACATTGCCGCGATGATCGAGAAAGCTCAGCGACGCGGCATTCAGGTGCTGCTGATGGGAATGCGTGCGCCGCCAAACTATGGCCCTGAATATCAGGCTGAATTCGATGCACTTTATAGCGATCTTGCGCGCGAATATGGCACTGCGCTGATCCCGTTCTGGCTGGAATCGATCTATCAGGACCCGACGTTGTTTCAGTCTGACCGCATTCATCCGACTGAAATCGGGATTGAGCGGCTTGTGGGGGCGACAGTCGAGCAAGTGCAGGGCGCCTTGCCTGACGATGAAGGCTAGACTCGCTCCACTGTTCCGCCGCTAACCAGCCACACAGCGGCTTCTTCGAGAATATCCTCAAACGGGCCGGCCTCCGTCCCGGTCAGCCAGACTTGCGCTTTGCCCATCCGCAGACGCTCGAACAGCGCGGCCCGCCGGACAGGGTCCAGATGTGCGGCGACCTCATCGAGCAACAGGACGCCGGGGCGCCCCTCCGCTGCCAGCACGGCATGCGCCAGTGTCAGCGCGATCAGCATCGCTTTCTGCTCGCCAGTTGAGCAGGACGCGGCGGCTTGACCGCTGCCAGCCATCACCACGTCCAATTCGTCGCGATGCGGACCGGTGAGGGTGCGTCCCGCCGCACGGTCTCGCCCTCGGGTGCGGGCCAGCTCTGCGCGCAGTTCCTCGCGCCCGGCCGGGCCGCCGGGCAGATAGGTCAGGTTTGGTTTGGCAAAAGGAGCGTCGGGCAGGGCGGTAAGTTCGTCCGTCAGCGTTGCCACCAGTTCCGCGCGATTGGCGCTGATGGCTGCACCATGCTCGGCGACCTGCGCTTCGATTGCGTCGAGCCAAGTTGCCTCGCGGTTCTCCTCCAACAGCTTGTTCCGCTCGCGCAGAGCGGTTTCATAGCGTGAGACATGGCGAGCGTGATCAGGCCGCAATGCAAGCGCCAACCGGTCCAGATAACGCCGCCGTGCGCCCGCGCTGTCCATGAACAACCCGTCCATCGCCGGGGTCAGCCATCCGATTGCGAGCCATTCGCTTAAGGACTGCGCGCTTGTCTCTGCGCCGTTGACACGGACCAGGCGGCGTCCGGGACGATCTGCTTCAACATAGGTGCCGAGCCGCGCGCTTTCGTGCCCTTGCTCGATCAGGCTGGAGCCGATCTGGAAACCGCCTTCCCCTTGCTGCCCGGGCAAGTCTGACAGTGGCGCACGCCGCAATCCGCGGCCGGGGGCAAGCAGAGAGATCGCCTCAAGGATATTGGTTTTGCCCGCGCCGTTTTCTCCCCACAACAGGTTGAGTTGCGCTGTCCCGCGCAGCTCGGTCTGGCGGTGGTTGCGAAAATGGGAAAGGGCGATGCGATCAAGCGCCATATTACATTGCATCGCTTAGCATTTCGCCGCGAATTGACCATCGTGCAGCACTAAGAAATCACCAATCCCGAATGTTGGGAAAAAGCACTAACCTTTCGGATTGATGAACGAAGCATTCATGAGCGAATATTCGGAAAACCGCAAAATTCCGCCATTTTTCGAAACTGGCACGGTCCCTGCCGCGTGTTGGGCATTCGGCGAAATGGTTCGCCAGAGCAAATTGAAAAAGGAATAGCCCCCATGTTCTTCAACGCAGAAACCACAAACAAGGTCTTCGCAGCCGCATTTTCGCTGGTTCTTTCAGCTTCAGTAATGGCTGCAACCATCATCCCCGGTAGCCCAAGGATGTTTGCTTGATCGCTGGCCGATCCAACACAAGTTTCACAGGGAGTTTAATCATGTTTTCCGGTTCTGATATTGGCAACCGCCTGATCGCAGCCACCACGTCACTCGCGCTTTGCGCTGTCATGATGCTGACAATCGTTGACTACGCTACTCCGTTCACCGGAGGTGTCGCATGAGCCAGATCGACCATAACACCGCCGGTGGTCCGCCCAGCAACGCTGGCTTCCACCTCGACAAGTACAATGGCAAGCTGATGGGCGTATGTTCGGGCATCGGTAATTACTTCGGGATTGACCCGCTGATCGTTCGCCTTGGCTTCGTGCTCGGCACGTTGGTAGGCTTCGGCAGCTTCATCCTGATCTACCTCGCGATCGGACTGATCGCTGACTAAGAGGCGTGGCAACCATGAGCTGACCCGGTTTTAAGGGCAGCCACGCCTTCACAATCTGAATAAACCTGGAGGGGCCACTTGGCCCCCTCTTTTGATTCCAGAGCGTGGCCAGAAAAAGTGGGAACCGGTTTTTCGGTTCGGACACGCGACCAAGGAAAAATTACATCGCGGAGATACCGCCATCCAGCTTTATCTCAGCGCCTGTCATGAAGCGGCTTTCATCGCTTGCCAGATAGACCACTGCGTTGGCGATATCGTTGGGTTCGCCGACGAACTTCAACGGGATCTGACGCGCCAGTTTTTCCAGCAAAACATCCTTGTCGAGGCTATGTGCCTTTGCTGTCCCGTCCAGGATCGGCGTGTCGACAAAAGTCGGGTGGATGGAATTGCTGCGGATCTGCATATTGTTCTTGGCGCAATGCAGCGCGATCGATTTGGACAGCATCCAAACGGCCGCTTTTGACGCGTTGTAGGCCGGCATCGTGTCGCTGGCGATCAAGCCGGCAATCGAGCTGATGTTGATGATAGAGCCGGGCGCATGTTCGCGCATGAGCGGCAAGGCCTTCTGGCAGCCGTGAAAAATCGAATCGACATTGACGGAAAAGCAGCGCTGCCAGTCTTCGAACTTGCAGGTCTCGATATTGCCGGCAACGCCGATGCCGGCATTGTTGACGAGGACATTCAATCCGCCAAGTTCTGCATCTGCCGTTTCGATCGCGCGC is a window of Altererythrobacter rubellus DNA encoding:
- a CDS encoding TonB-dependent receptor yields the protein MNFDKTGFAGSTRFALMSGAAALAFAMPAAAHAQDTADDDTSVEDEFSGAPVIVVTATKREQTLQETPISVSVTTGETLENAQIRDVLDLQTVTPSLRVSQLQTSSASTFIIRGFGNGDNNFGIEPSVGVFIDGVFRSRSAAALSDLSNVQRIEVLNGPQSTLFGKNASAGVISVITREPQFTFGGSVEASYGNFNAIVLKGDVTGPLTDNIAFSIDGSYNKRDGYATIVNLDEEQNNRDRWATRAQLLFEPTPDLRIRAIADYSEIDEICCQVATLVSGPVTGAINAVGGQLSTDFFGYEAFLNFVPTNEVKNYGGSIQADWNTGPISVTSITSYRELENFFLSDIDYTSADIATETRDQAVETFTQELRIASDFDGPINFLLGGFYFDEKINQDSAIPNGSQIRNVFELLAGGNPVDVLTGAPSVFNGVEAALGLPQESIFLTPLLTSETFSMDNTSWSIFGTVDFEPVDGLVFTAGFNYTDDKKDFALSQTSFDPLGQVNLVDAFIVGGIAQALMVAPGSVDAATIAGFASNPATAPIFQAITAAAIDPAQNPLLALQAFQFQPPFLAIPNAVEDGKTRDDKLTYLFRASYEVTPEVNVYASYATGFKASSVNLSRDSRPLNTDFTAGPGGSTILAPSSPILNAGLAVPNLVSGSRFAGPEEAEVYEIGLKASIEGVNFNLALFDQSIEGFQSFAFTGTGFALRNAGKQSVRGFEMDVNIRPTDGLVLTFAATHLDPLFDDFPGSVLGDLTGVRPAGIPAWAIATSATYTHEFGLSGNRLVTRVDYNHESDTPINNGLPTFGPNNFTREVNLVNASMTFAMENGIEVGIWGRNLFDDQYILTIFDGVAQAGTVSGYPSAPRTYGGVVRFKF
- a CDS encoding RDD family protein, with the translated sequence MGKIAVGIIVTDTNGNRITWLRALGRYFAKILSGIVLLIGHIMVAFTERKQGLHDMICSTLVVKGRPGEGSVDPTVFD
- a CDS encoding ABC transporter permease; translated protein: MTAASATPMSWAMAWRIAKRDLNARFKGLRLLLVCIFLGTAALAAIGTLTAAIERELANRGQELLGGDLEVEVWQRDLTDEEKTGLGQYGTLSGGTRMQAMASTDDAAAPVQLKAVDERWPLYGVLTLADGREAGAPAAGEAWLGQGALDRLDIKLGESFRVGTGTLTAAGVIANEPDRLSEGFQLGPPIIVAADYPLRAGLIAPGALYESKYRIAFDSGQEPDAVREQLEERFPNSGFDFRDRDRASPGADRFVSNMSDFLTLVGLAALVIAGIGIGGGVSSYLDARRNSIATFKVLGASSRGIVKIYALQIGAAALVGSLAGIATGVLVTPLLGTALQGLLPVEGGFVIEPAPLLLAGAYGLLVAFSFAATPLLRAKTFPAMALMRARVSPLARDLRALVWTGLGIVAICALALLTTNQPMLSGGFLIGAGGALIALALIGFAIRLAARRAPRTSNPLLRSAVANLHRPGAPTGALVTALGFGLASFVLLAAIQSAINGNIESRVPQEAPDYFVLDIPRDGEADFRNLVTNLDSEATIRTVPALRGSVLAFGPQDDMVRVADLEKIPDGAWFLRGERGLTYTDTLPPGNSLAEGEWWDESYDGEPLVSIEADAARAAGLEIGDYITIGVLGIERDVRIANLRVIDWESMGFNYALVFSSNAIADAPHNLAATIELTDDSQSGALLRQMVATFPSSSVIEIGQVLIEARTILEQVGAATLAAASVAVLAGLAVLMGAIAAARASRTYDTVVLRVMGASRRQVLGLQLVEYGLLALLLAAVALALGSTLAWFVITQLFEFDWLPDWTQVLSVLGIGLVLVLAFAIGGSLPLLRAKPAQALREL
- a CDS encoding ABC transporter ATP-binding protein, coding for MTKPPLAISARNLTLTLGSSAAPVEILRGIDLDVAQGEIVALLGASGSGKSSLMAVLSGLERASGGNLIVAGEDFTSMDEDALAQARRGRIGIVLQAFHLLPTMTAAENVATPMELAGTEGATARAEAELTSVGLGHRLHHYPTQLSGGEQQRVAIARAIAPRPQLIFADEPTGNLDATTGQDIIELLFARRAETGATLLMITHDRALAERCERVVTMADGVIVSDTASASTAA
- a CDS encoding arylesterase; the encoded protein is MQKGVWSIILALSLAACSSEVPAEGAASTGSDSKLAEAPPVPVMGPEMDIVAFGNSLFAGYNVDKEDSYPSKLQNALRARGVNARVSNAGISGDTSAAGLQRFAFTLDAQDYEPELVIIELGGNDLLRGLSPDQTRANIAAMIEKAQRRGIQVLLMGMRAPPNYGPEYQAEFDALYSDLAREYGTALIPFWLESIYQDPTLFQSDRIHPTEIGIERLVGATVEQVQGALPDDEG
- the recF gene encoding DNA replication/repair protein RecF (All proteins in this family for which functions are known are DNA-binding proteins that assist the filamentation of RecA onto DNA for the initiation of recombination or recombinational repair.): MALDRIALSHFRNHRQTELRGTAQLNLLWGENGAGKTNILEAISLLAPGRGLRRAPLSDLPGQQGEGGFQIGSSLIEQGHESARLGTYVEADRPGRRLVRVNGAETSAQSLSEWLAIGWLTPAMDGLFMDSAGARRRYLDRLALALRPDHARHVSRYETALRERNKLLEENREATWLDAIEAQVAEHGAAISANRAELVATLTDELTALPDAPFAKPNLTYLPGGPAGREELRAELARTRGRDRAAGRTLTGPHRDELDVVMAGSGQAAASCSTGEQKAMLIALTLAHAVLAAEGRPGVLLLDEVAAHLDPVRRAALFERLRMGKAQVWLTGTEAGPFEDILEEAAVWLVSGGTVERV
- a CDS encoding PspC domain-containing protein, which translates into the protein MSQIDHNTAGGPPSNAGFHLDKYNGKLMGVCSGIGNYFGIDPLIVRLGFVLGTLVGFGSFILIYLAIGLIAD
- a CDS encoding SDR family oxidoreductase; amino-acid sequence: MAGRCAGKLALVTGAAQGLGAGHARRLAEEGARVLCTDINGDGAQATAASIVEEMGAGHAYGIQHDVTNPDDWERAIETADAELGGLNVLVNNAGIGVAGNIETCKFEDWQRCFSVNVDSIFHGCQKALPLMREHAPGSIINISSIAGLIASDTMPAYNASKAAVWMLSKSIALHCAKNNMQIRSNSIHPTFVDTPILDGTAKAHSLDKDVLLEKLARQIPLKFVGEPNDIANAVVYLASDESRFMTGAEIKLDGGISAM